From one Anaerococcus prevotii DSM 20548 genomic stretch:
- the hydG gene encoding [FeFe] hydrogenase H-cluster radical SAM maturase HydG, whose product MVVYNPKSSKASEFINHEEILETLDYGRENAHNRELIIDILNKAKKAKGLSHREAFVLLSCKEEDLNAEIFNLAKELKHKFYANRIVLFAPLYLSNYCVNGCSYCPYHGQNRTIPRRKLSQEEIREQVIALQDLGHKRLALEAGEDPVNNPLEYILESIDTIYNIKHKNGAIRRVNVNIAATTVENYRKLHEAEIGTYILFQETYNKENYESLHKFGPKSNYEYHTEAMDRAFEGGIDDLGLGVLYGLDSYEYEFVGQLMHAEHLEARFNVGPHTISVPRIQPADDIDPNDFDNSLSDEMFEKIVACIRVAAPYTGMIVSTRESEKVRAKLLDLGISQISGGSKTSVGGYTENETKGSDQFELSDNRTLDEVIDWLISKDHVPSFCTACYRMGRTGETFMGMVKKHGIGNICHPNALTTLEEYVIDYASDKTAKDAEALIQRELANIPNPEVRESTRENLEKIKQGQRDLYI is encoded by the coding sequence ATGGTAGTATATAATCCAAAATCTAGCAAGGCTAGTGAATTTATTAACCATGAAGAAATTTTAGAGACTCTTGATTATGGTAGAGAAAACGCCCATAATAGAGAGCTTATCATAGATATTTTAAATAAGGCAAAAAAGGCTAAGGGCCTAAGCCACAGGGAAGCCTTTGTGCTTTTATCTTGTAAGGAAGAAGACCTAAACGCAGAGATCTTTAACCTTGCCAAAGAGCTTAAACACAAGTTTTACGCAAATAGAATAGTGCTTTTCGCTCCTTTGTATTTGTCTAACTATTGTGTGAATGGTTGCTCTTATTGTCCTTACCACGGACAAAACAGAACTATTCCAAGAAGAAAGCTAAGTCAAGAAGAAATTCGTGAGCAAGTTATAGCTCTACAAGACTTAGGACACAAGAGACTTGCCCTAGAAGCTGGAGAAGATCCAGTAAATAACCCTCTAGAATACATACTAGAGTCGATAGATACAATCTATAATATTAAACACAAAAACGGAGCTATAAGAAGGGTAAACGTAAATATCGCAGCTACTACTGTTGAAAATTACAGAAAGCTTCACGAGGCAGAAATCGGAACTTACATCCTCTTCCAAGAAACTTACAACAAGGAAAATTACGAGTCTCTCCACAAGTTTGGTCCAAAATCTAACTACGAATATCACACTGAAGCAATGGATAGGGCCTTCGAGGGAGGAATCGACGATTTAGGACTTGGAGTTTTGTATGGACTCGATTCTTATGAATATGAATTTGTTGGCCAATTAATGCACGCAGAACACCTTGAGGCGAGATTTAATGTCGGCCCTCATACAATCTCTGTGCCTAGAATCCAACCTGCTGACGATATTGATCCAAACGACTTCGACAATTCCCTATCAGATGAAATGTTTGAGAAAATCGTAGCCTGCATCAGAGTTGCAGCACCATATACTGGTATGATCGTATCTACTAGGGAGAGCGAAAAGGTCCGTGCTAAGCTCTTAGACCTTGGTATTTCCCAAATCTCCGGAGGTTCCAAGACTTCTGTAGGAGGATATACAGAAAACGAAACCAAGGGAAGTGATCAATTCGAACTATCAGATAACAGAACTCTAGATGAAGTAATCGACTGGCTAATATCAAAAGACCACGTACCAAGTTTCTGTACAGCTTGCTACAGGATGGGAAGAACTGGCGAGACCTTTATGGGCATGGTCAAAAAACACGGAATCGGTAATATTTGCCATCCAAACGCCCTCACAACTCTCGAAGAATATGTAATAGATTACGCAAGTGATAAGACAGCCAAGGA